A window from Planococcus maritimus encodes these proteins:
- a CDS encoding asparaginase — protein sequence MKKKVSLITTGGTIASKAISDDGLLKSGAISGKDLAELCQLPPEIEVKVIDVFQLPSMHIGLTEMNIVKEAILTELKDPEVEGVVVTHGTDTLEETAYFLDLTVGDERTVVVTGSQRAPEAVGTDVYSNLRNSIYVAVDPVIKGVGTVVVFNERIYSAKYVKKVHASNLQGFDSFGHGYLGIIDNDKVRIYQRSVMREVHHVPGGMPRVDIIKCYSGQEGSIIDMLSENGTKGIILEAAGRGQISPHMVSSVQRAVDSGIPVIVTTSAEEGNAYPAYSYPGSAHDLLTRGVILGSDYDSKKARIKLAILLSGDKAIDKGAFEI from the coding sequence ATGAAAAAGAAAGTATCGTTAATTACGACCGGAGGCACTATTGCCAGCAAAGCCATATCTGATGACGGCTTGCTAAAATCAGGCGCCATTTCAGGAAAAGATTTGGCAGAGCTTTGCCAATTACCGCCGGAGATCGAAGTGAAAGTCATCGATGTCTTTCAATTGCCAAGCATGCATATCGGCTTGACTGAAATGAATATCGTCAAAGAAGCGATTTTGACTGAGTTAAAAGACCCTGAAGTGGAAGGGGTAGTCGTTACGCACGGTACCGATACCTTAGAAGAAACGGCTTATTTTCTGGATCTGACAGTAGGGGATGAACGCACAGTCGTGGTCACAGGCAGTCAGCGTGCGCCAGAAGCAGTTGGGACGGATGTTTATTCCAATTTGCGCAACTCAATTTATGTTGCCGTTGATCCTGTCATTAAAGGTGTAGGAACGGTTGTCGTCTTCAATGAACGAATTTACAGCGCGAAATACGTAAAAAAAGTACATGCCAGTAATTTGCAGGGCTTTGATTCATTTGGCCACGGTTATTTAGGAATCATCGATAATGATAAAGTCCGCATCTATCAAAGATCGGTCATGCGTGAAGTGCATCATGTGCCGGGTGGCATGCCGCGCGTGGATATCATCAAGTGTTATTCCGGCCAGGAAGGTTCAATCATCGATATGCTTTCTGAGAATGGCACAAAAGGCATCATCTTAGAAGCAGCTGGACGCGGGCAAATTTCCCCGCACATGGTGAGCTCAGTCCAGCGTGCCGTGGATTCCGGGATTCCTGTCATAGTCACGACGAGCGCTGAAGAAGGCAATGCCTATCCTGCATACAGCTACCCAGGAAGCGCACACGATTTGCTGACGCGCGGTGTCATCTTGGGCAGTGATTACGATAGCAAAAAAGCGCGCATCAAATTGGCAATCTTGCTGTCGGGAGATAAAGCCATAGACAAGGGAGCATTTGAAATTTAA
- a CDS encoding RecQ family ATP-dependent DNA helicase, producing MNLEKLLYEAYGYTEFRPGQKQVIEQVLSGRDVLALLPTGMGKSLCYQLPGKVLPGAIVIVSPLLSLMQDQVAQLKKMGEKSVVAINSFMKAEDREKVWNTLSNYKFIFVAPEMLVQPFVLDKLKALGISLLVADEAHCISQWGFDFRPDYLRIAEVLPKLGNPQTLALTATATDKVTHEIKQYLKLSNPFIYAHPMDRQNISYDIHKFENDSDKLKAFLEIVAAYGGPGIIYAGTRRKSQELAGKLLALGIRAAFYHGGMEQQDRIFVQQQFANKELEWVCATNAFGMGVHIPDIRHVIHFQLPSSIEGYVQEVGRAGRDNLPSLATLLYAAGDERLVESLIMDELPERHEIELIYQRKEEAKQLVNQGMIRETAYRIISYWRERLPLEGTLNQIEQLKEEKQRQAASVRGLVHSSGCIRRYLSTSFDQENPTVPPNCCSFHGIDHRLFKARQSRSEAPSQGGWKERLEVLLPI from the coding sequence ATGAATCTTGAAAAATTGCTATATGAGGCATATGGCTATACAGAGTTCCGCCCTGGCCAAAAACAAGTGATTGAACAAGTGTTGTCTGGACGCGATGTTTTGGCGCTGTTGCCGACTGGAATGGGCAAATCCCTATGTTATCAATTGCCCGGAAAAGTGCTGCCAGGAGCTATCGTCATCGTCTCGCCGCTGTTATCGCTTATGCAAGACCAAGTAGCCCAATTAAAGAAAATGGGGGAAAAATCGGTTGTCGCTATCAATTCCTTTATGAAAGCGGAAGATCGTGAAAAGGTTTGGAATACACTCAGCAATTACAAATTTATCTTCGTCGCGCCTGAAATGCTTGTGCAGCCTTTTGTGCTTGATAAATTGAAAGCACTAGGCATCTCTTTGCTCGTTGCGGATGAAGCGCATTGCATCTCTCAATGGGGGTTTGATTTCCGTCCGGACTACCTGCGCATTGCCGAAGTATTGCCCAAACTTGGCAATCCTCAAACTCTGGCACTAACCGCTACAGCGACCGACAAAGTGACCCATGAAATCAAGCAGTACTTGAAATTAAGCAACCCATTCATCTATGCGCATCCGATGGACCGTCAAAACATTAGTTACGATATCCACAAATTTGAAAATGACAGTGACAAGCTAAAAGCATTCCTTGAAATAGTGGCTGCATACGGGGGACCGGGAATCATCTATGCTGGTACAAGGAGGAAATCCCAGGAACTGGCGGGGAAACTGCTAGCGCTTGGAATCAGGGCAGCATTTTATCACGGAGGCATGGAACAACAAGACCGTATTTTCGTCCAGCAGCAGTTTGCGAATAAGGAACTGGAATGGGTATGCGCCACCAATGCATTCGGTATGGGTGTTCATATTCCTGATATCCGTCACGTTATCCATTTTCAACTGCCTTCTTCTATAGAAGGCTATGTACAGGAAGTTGGTCGAGCGGGGCGGGACAATTTGCCTTCACTTGCGACTTTACTTTACGCTGCAGGTGATGAACGACTGGTAGAAAGTTTAATCATGGACGAGTTGCCGGAACGGCATGAAATCGAATTGATATATCAACGCAAAGAAGAAGCAAAACAGCTGGTCAACCAGGGAATGATAAGAGAAACGGCATATCGTATCATCTCTTATTGGCGCGAGCGCCTTCCACTTGAAGGCACTTTGAACCAGATTGAGCAGTTGAAAGAAGAAAAGCAACGGCAGGCAGCTTCTGTCCGTGGTCTGGTTCATTCGAGCGGTTGCATTCGCCGATATCTAAGTACGAGCTTTGACCAAGAAAATCCCACTGTGCCGCCAAACTGCTGTAGTTTTCATGGGATTGATCATCGTCTTTTTAAAGCCAGGCAAAGTCGTTCGGAAGCACCATCGCAAGGTGGGTGGAAAGAACGCTTGGAGGTCCTTTTGCCTATATGA
- a CDS encoding YpdA family putative bacillithiol disulfide reductase: MEHADVIIVGGGPCGLSAAIEIQRMGLHPVILEKGNIVNAIYRYPTHQTFFSSSEKLAIGDVPFITEDRKPKRNQALVYYREVVKRHKLDVRAFETALSIEQKDGFFVKTTKNHYQAKYVIVATGYYDHPNKLLVPGADLPKVMHYFKEGHPYFDRDVLVIGGKNSAIDAALELHKAGSRVTVSYHGTSYSKSIKPWILPEFDGLVRQGEITMLFDSIVDEIREDEVELTVNDTKETYANDFVFAMIGYHPDHSFLEQMGIDIDAASGRPAFDEETMETNVEDLFIAGVIAAGNNANEIFIENGRFHGGQIATAIAKKEALKNSID, from the coding sequence ATGGAACATGCAGATGTCATTATCGTAGGAGGCGGGCCATGTGGGTTATCGGCCGCCATTGAAATACAGAGAATGGGCCTGCACCCCGTCATTCTCGAAAAAGGCAATATCGTTAACGCCATCTATCGTTACCCAACGCATCAAACATTTTTTAGCAGCAGTGAGAAATTGGCGATTGGCGATGTGCCGTTCATTACAGAAGACCGCAAGCCAAAGCGCAACCAAGCGCTGGTTTATTACCGAGAAGTGGTGAAACGCCATAAACTGGATGTGCGAGCATTCGAAACTGCGCTATCGATCGAGCAAAAGGACGGCTTTTTCGTAAAAACGACAAAAAACCATTACCAAGCAAAATACGTAATCGTGGCCACTGGTTATTATGACCACCCGAATAAGCTGTTGGTGCCAGGAGCGGACTTGCCGAAAGTCATGCATTACTTTAAGGAAGGACATCCGTATTTCGATCGCGACGTGTTGGTGATCGGAGGGAAGAATTCCGCGATTGATGCCGCGCTCGAATTGCATAAAGCTGGCAGCAGGGTAACGGTGTCTTATCACGGGACAAGTTATTCGAAAAGTATCAAGCCGTGGATTTTGCCAGAATTCGACGGGCTCGTGCGCCAAGGCGAAATTACCATGCTGTTCGATTCCATCGTCGACGAAATTCGAGAAGACGAAGTGGAATTGACGGTAAACGATACGAAGGAAACCTACGCGAATGATTTTGTCTTCGCGATGATCGGGTATCATCCGGATCACAGCTTTCTCGAACAGATGGGGATCGATATTGATGCAGCGAGCGGCAGACCGGCGTTCGATGAAGAAACGATGGAGACCAATGTCGAAGATTTGTTTATCGCAGGGGTCATCGCAGCAGGCAATAATGCGAATGAGATCTTCATCGAAAATGGTCGTTTCCATGGCGGTCAAATTGCAACGGCAATCGCCAAAAAAGAAGCGCTGAAAAATTCAATAGATTAG
- a CDS encoding metallophosphoesterase, giving the protein MKWILRIGLAGLSLLAWMFRSAHSQKRETAVVQLSGNAVFSPFKLMFISDVHRRKLRSDMFNDKVDIVVIGGDFVERGVPEQRLRENLQVLRQLAPVYYVFGNNDREIGEERLRELLEEQGTVILDDESVELFGNAELKLTGIDYFAFREHSVEDAFCNVSKGDSVIFVSHTPFVFKHVKQHYPVSLLMAGHTHGGQIRFGPFGVFDHGSLTSTSGITELISNGFGTTSIPLRLGAKAQYHILEIHPSPGVQHLAQSSSIR; this is encoded by the coding sequence ATGAAATGGATATTACGGATCGGTTTAGCTGGCTTGTCATTATTAGCGTGGATGTTCCGCTCTGCCCATAGTCAAAAACGAGAAACTGCGGTCGTTCAATTGTCTGGAAATGCTGTGTTTTCACCTTTTAAGCTGATGTTTATCTCCGATGTCCACCGGCGCAAACTTCGCTCTGACATGTTCAATGATAAAGTCGATATAGTCGTCATTGGTGGAGATTTTGTCGAGCGTGGGGTTCCGGAACAACGACTTCGCGAAAATTTGCAAGTTCTGAGACAGCTTGCCCCGGTGTATTATGTATTTGGAAACAACGACCGGGAAATTGGAGAAGAGCGATTAAGGGAGTTGCTCGAAGAACAAGGTACCGTCATTCTAGATGATGAATCTGTTGAACTATTCGGGAATGCTGAATTAAAATTGACAGGAATCGACTATTTTGCTTTTCGAGAGCACAGTGTAGAAGATGCTTTTTGCAATGTCTCAAAAGGCGATTCCGTCATCTTCGTTTCCCATACGCCTTTTGTCTTCAAGCATGTAAAACAACATTATCCCGTCAGCTTATTGATGGCGGGGCATACCCATGGCGGGCAAATCAGATTTGGGCCTTTCGGGGTTTTCGACCACGGTTCGTTGACGAGTACAAGCGGCATCACAGAACTCATCAGCAACGGGTTCGGCACGACGTCTATACCGCTGAGACTCGGTGCCAAAGCACAATACCATATACTTGAAATACACCCCTCGCCGGGCGTCCAGCATTTGGCGCAAAGCTCTTCAATCAGATAA
- a CDS encoding LysM peptidoglycan-binding domain-containing protein: MGNDNYHESMEKNRQELSQERMAELTRRARQMPKPKSRGLLLPSLFFIFILIPVTLLIYVAFYYEPDDTLTAKTNENEVSFELNSQPPSDSTVLAAADDEQEDEKQQETKSAKAKEAAEQKALKEKAREREEEAAADAKEKEQAAAKEQAEKKAQETAAAEQKAREEADAKAKAEAEQRAQEPEETPTAGGKTVTVQSSETLYRIAVNNYGASGAAAAVEKIKQANGLASNAISPGQTLILP, translated from the coding sequence ATGGGAAACGATAATTATCATGAATCAATGGAAAAGAATCGCCAGGAATTGTCACAGGAACGAATGGCAGAATTGACGAGGCGCGCACGCCAGATGCCTAAGCCGAAAAGCAGGGGCTTATTATTGCCTTCCTTGTTTTTCATCTTTATCTTGATTCCGGTTACTTTGTTGATCTATGTTGCGTTTTACTATGAGCCGGATGACACGCTAACTGCCAAAACAAATGAAAATGAAGTCAGCTTTGAATTGAATTCCCAACCGCCTTCCGACAGCACCGTACTTGCGGCTGCAGATGACGAACAGGAAGATGAAAAACAACAAGAGACAAAAAGTGCTAAAGCTAAAGAAGCAGCAGAACAAAAAGCACTGAAAGAAAAAGCTCGAGAGCGAGAAGAAGAAGCGGCTGCAGACGCGAAAGAGAAAGAGCAAGCAGCAGCGAAAGAACAAGCTGAGAAAAAAGCGCAAGAAACAGCAGCAGCAGAACAAAAAGCACGGGAAGAAGCAGATGCGAAAGCGAAAGCTGAAGCTGAGCAGCGTGCACAAGAGCCAGAAGAAACACCTACTGCCGGCGGCAAGACGGTGACTGTGCAATCGAGTGAAACACTTTACCGAATTGCAGTGAACAATTACGGCGCAAGCGGTGCAGCCGCGGCAGTTGAAAAGATCAAACAGGCGAACGGATTAGCCTCTAACGCCATTAGCCCGGGACAAACATTAATTTTGCCTTAA
- a CDS encoding HPP family protein — protein sequence MFVKSALVKKERCFTVHPEDAMERGLELLERHSIDALPVVDGDQFKGIFTWYHAYRAFFYSDSPKDEFIRSTKVKDIMVNQDVFLNIDDVYEKALVELRDFPIIAVVDEGKFLGIVTRFDVVNQLQSAFGMQKSGVRITVTSVESEGRIGRLGEIIEKHKESVVSLVTFDETDKMVRRIVLKVKKKNNIEKFTKDLEKSGFRILDITED from the coding sequence ATGTTTGTCAAAAGTGCATTAGTTAAAAAGGAAAGATGTTTTACAGTACATCCGGAAGATGCGATGGAAAGAGGGCTCGAGCTATTGGAGCGCCATTCCATAGATGCATTGCCAGTCGTCGATGGCGACCAATTTAAAGGAATCTTCACTTGGTATCATGCATATCGCGCTTTCTTTTACTCCGATAGCCCGAAAGACGAATTTATTCGTTCGACAAAAGTAAAAGATATTATGGTCAACCAAGATGTGTTTTTGAATATTGATGATGTGTATGAAAAAGCTTTAGTCGAATTGCGTGATTTCCCAATCATCGCAGTCGTCGACGAAGGGAAATTCCTCGGAATCGTCACCCGATTCGATGTCGTCAACCAATTGCAAAGCGCATTTGGGATGCAAAAATCAGGAGTTCGCATCACTGTCACATCGGTTGAATCAGAAGGCCGCATCGGTCGACTTGGTGAAATCATTGAAAAACATAAAGAATCTGTTGTTTCATTGGTTACTTTCGATGAAACCGATAAAATGGTGCGCCGCATTGTTCTCAAAGTCAAGAAAAAGAACAATATAGAAAAATTTACGAAGGATTTGGAAAAATCCGGTTTCCGCATTCTAGATATTACAGAAGATTGA
- the prsW gene encoding glutamic-type intramembrane protease PrsW, translated as MLELLTVAIAPGLALFSYFYLRDQFAGEPSRLIFHCFLYGALLTFPILFVQYVFEAEHVFQNTFVKSVLFSSLLEEFFKWIVLLAAVFRHIDFEDPYDGILYGASLSLGFATVENILYLLEFGLGTAFLRAFLPVSSHALFGVVMGFYFGRAKFTGKRESKWRLASALFAASLLHMAYNASLYAYDNLLYGAVPFMLFLWWFGLRKVRQAHQLSVSHYHNNPPD; from the coding sequence ATGTTAGAGCTGTTGACGGTAGCTATTGCACCTGGGCTCGCATTGTTTAGTTATTTTTATTTGCGGGACCAATTTGCCGGGGAACCGTCAAGGCTAATTTTTCACTGCTTTTTATACGGCGCGCTTTTGACATTCCCGATTCTTTTTGTCCAGTATGTATTCGAAGCCGAGCATGTGTTTCAAAACACGTTTGTGAAATCCGTCTTATTTTCGAGTTTGCTGGAGGAGTTCTTCAAGTGGATCGTTCTGCTAGCAGCGGTATTTCGCCATATCGATTTTGAGGACCCTTATGATGGGATTTTGTACGGTGCAAGTTTATCGCTTGGCTTTGCTACCGTAGAAAATATTTTATATTTGCTTGAGTTCGGGCTTGGAACCGCTTTTCTACGCGCATTCTTGCCGGTGTCGAGCCATGCATTGTTCGGCGTTGTCATGGGATTTTATTTTGGCAGAGCCAAATTTACTGGGAAAAGAGAAAGCAAATGGCGGTTGGCGTCGGCATTATTTGCCGCATCGCTTTTACATATGGCTTACAACGCATCGCTTTACGCCTATGATAATTTGCTATATGGGGCTGTGCCTTTCATGTTGTTTTTATGGTGGTTCGGTTTACGGAAAGTTCGGCAAGCCCACCAATTATCAGTCAGCCATTACCATAACAACCCACCGGATTGA